In the genome of Ensifer sp. WSM1721, the window TCGACCTCGTCATCGAGCAGGGCGTGGAGATGGGGCGCCGCAGCCTCATTGCCGTCAACGTCAGCAAGACGAACGGCACAGTCCACAAAGTCAGCATCTCGGGCGACTGCGTGACTGCCATGCGGGGCGAGATTGAGCTCTGAGCGGCCTACAGCGCGCGCCTTACCAGACGCCCAAACGTCGCTGTAGCACTTTGAATTTGCTGCATATTCTCACCCTTAAATCGACTAGGATTTAAAGGAAGATGCAGTAGCCGATTGCGTCAGCGCGTACCGGACTTGCCGTCTCCGAGCGCGTCGAGGAGCGCGCGGAAGCGAGGATGGTCGCGAATGGCGTCCAGGTCGGCGTCCTGGTTGAACCATAGGAGGTGGTAGCTGGAGCTCTGCGGCAACACGATCTCGAGCAGATCCAGCGCGCGCTCGCTCTCGCCAAGCAACGAATAGACGCAGGCCGCATTGTACTGCGCGACCACGTCGTCCGGGTCGATCGCCAACGCGCGAGCGACCCACTCCTTGGCGCGCTCGACTTCGCCCAAATGCGCAAGCGCCAATGCACCGCGATGGGCCGGGCTGGCATTCTCGGGATGCCGCTCCAGCGCCCTTTGCGCCCGCTCGATACCGATCCGCGCCCAGCGCCGGCGCTCGGCGTCCATGCCGAGGGAGAAATAGCAACCCATCAGGTGCATCGGCGAAAAATAGTCGTCCCGCCGGATCTCGGCCGCCCGCTCGAAGAATCCGATCGCCTCCTGGAACCGCCCCTGCGCAAACAGGAAGCGACCATAGTACAAGTTCGCCTCATAGAGCGAGGGATCGAGCGCTAAGGCCTGGCGGAATTCGCGGCCGGCCTCCTCCGTTTGCCCCTCATGATTCAATGCCAGTCCGCGTGAGGCATGCGCTTCCGCCAGATTTGGATCGAGGGCCAGCGCTCGCGCACTCATCTCGAGAATGCTCTCGAGCGGAAAGTCCTTTTCGTGCCAGTCCCTGATCGCGCATTCGCATTCGGCTATGCCGGCATAGGCACGGGCATAGTTCGGGTCGAGTTCGACGGCCTTGAGGAACATCCGGCGCGCAAGCAGCAGGTAGGACCGGGTCCAGGTACGCGAGAACTGCCGGCCCCGGAGATAGTAGGTATAAGCCTCGACCGAGGTCGTCGGATCGCTCTCGATCGCCTTCCTCTCCCCCGGTAAGAGCTTTATCTTGAGCTGGTCGACGATCGCATGGGTGATCTCGTCCTGTATCGCGAAGATATCGGTCAGATCGCGATCGTAGCGGTCGGCCCAGAGATGGCCGCCGGTTTGGGCGTCGATGAGCTGGCCGGTGATGCGCACACGCTCGCCCACCTTGCGCACACTGCCTTCGAGTATGAAGCGAACGCCGAGTTCGTGGGCGGCCTGCTTCACCTTCACCGCCCTGCCTTTGTAAGTGAAGACGGTGTTGCGGGCGACGACATGCAAGCGCGAAATCTTCGACAGATCGGTGATGATGTCCTCGGTAATGCCGTCGGAGAAATACTCCTGTTCCGGATCCTGGCTCATATTGGTGAAGGGAAGCACGGCGATCGACAATTCGTAGCCGCGGTCGACGCTGACATCAGACGGTTCCGCA includes:
- a CDS encoding tetratricopeptide repeat protein — protein: MKIEGLLERRLTAILAADVVGYSRLMGTDEAGTLAALKRHRRELLEPKIAEHKGRIVKLAGDSMLVEFSSVVNAVACAAAIQRGMLARNEGLPRSRYIELRIGIHLGDVIVEDGDIFGDGVNVAARLEGLADPSGIAVSASVRDHVGSRLDVGFIDKGEYSLKNIASTIRVYTVSLGDNSVSKHAEPSDVSVDRGYELSIAVLPFTNMSQDPEQEYFSDGITEDIITDLSKISRLHVVARNTVFTYKGRAVKVKQAAHELGVRFILEGSVRKVGERVRITGQLIDAQTGGHLWADRYDRDLTDIFAIQDEITHAIVDQLKIKLLPGERKAIESDPTTSVEAYTYYLRGRQFSRTWTRSYLLLARRMFLKAVELDPNYARAYAGIAECECAIRDWHEKDFPLESILEMSARALALDPNLAEAHASRGLALNHEGQTEEAGREFRQALALDPSLYEANLYYGRFLFAQGRFQEAIGFFERAAEIRRDDYFSPMHLMGCYFSLGMDAERRRWARIGIERAQRALERHPENASPAHRGALALAHLGEVERAKEWVARALAIDPDDVVAQYNAACVYSLLGESERALDLLEIVLPQSSSYHLLWFNQDADLDAIRDHPRFRALLDALGDGKSGTR